A stretch of Methanococcus voltae PS DNA encodes these proteins:
- a CDS encoding nucleotidyltransferase family protein gives MDMDFNLKNFENYEKDRNNIIDDASCAKNLKKESKINLKSDSKLNEIIEELKAFKNEKNDALGAGNGYKGDSIVVDFTEYNPLHNGHKYCMDFAKKFGIFICVVPGPLERSGRGVPYLLNREIRAKMAIKAGADLVVEGPPMGIMGSGQYVQCLIRMFYKLGGEVIPRGYIEEQTMNKVISCIIDGHHIKIKPYKISCIETGEVLGEKLEIDNYVIASMSYTIHKLRKVLNNYEPKFKFLERIEGISGTKIREGIYNGNFDILKNMVPDTTIEIIENLFKNYGMDEIILKRYEDRILDTVNNDKYDIRNIIPEKMANTIHSRSEHYESIEELKKALPYGFTKNSNDRTLTKLEARISSEDISNYIEYYPRNVKILENSLDYE, from the coding sequence ATGGATATGGACTTTAATTTGAAAAATTTTGAAAATTATGAGAAAGATAGAAATAATATCATTGATGATGCCAGTTGTGCTAAAAATTTAAAAAAGGAATCAAAAATAAATTTAAAATCAGACTCCAAACTAAACGAAATTATTGAAGAACTTAAAGCTTTTAAAAATGAAAAAAACGATGCATTGGGTGCAGGTAACGGATATAAAGGCGATTCTATTGTTGTTGATTTTACCGAATATAACCCATTACATAACGGACATAAATATTGCATGGATTTTGCAAAGAAATTTGGAATATTTATCTGTGTTGTTCCTGGACCTCTTGAAAGAAGCGGTAGGGGGGTTCCTTATTTATTAAATCGTGAAATACGTGCTAAAATGGCAATTAAAGCAGGTGCAGACTTAGTTGTAGAAGGTCCACCAATGGGAATTATGGGCTCAGGTCAGTACGTACAGTGTTTAATTAGGATGTTTTATAAATTAGGGGGCGAAGTGATACCTAGAGGATATATAGAAGAGCAAACAATGAATAAAGTAATATCCTGCATTATAGATGGGCACCATATAAAAATAAAGCCCTATAAAATATCCTGCATAGAAACAGGTGAAGTTTTAGGGGAAAAATTAGAAATAGACAACTACGTAATAGCTTCTATGTCATACACCATTCATAAACTTAGAAAAGTACTTAATAACTACGAACCAAAATTCAAATTTTTAGAACGAATTGAAGGTATTAGTGGTACAAAAATACGTGAAGGAATTTACAATGGAAATTTCGATATTTTAAAAAATATGGTTCCAGATACTACGATTGAGATTATTGAAAACCTATTCAAAAATTATGGTATGGACGAAATAATTTTAAAAAGATACGAAGATAGGATTTTAGATACTGTTAATAATGATAAATACGATATTCGAAATATAATTCCCGAAAAAATGGCTAATACAATACATTCTCGTTCAGAACATTACGAAAGTATTGAAGAGCTTAAAAAAGCACTGCCTTACGGATTTACTAAAAATAGCAATGATAGAACACTTACAAAATTAGAGGCAAGAATAAGTAGCGAAGATATTTCCAATTATATTGAATACTACCCTAGAAATGTAAAAATTCTTGAAAACTCTTTAGACTATGAATAG
- a CDS encoding DUF356 domain-containing protein, whose amino-acid sequence MVLLLIRGDSYEKIKNALADVHRHAKLTIVGKPRIMVPEAADEILEYIVGNIKKPCKKACLVKIEENAPRSIDRIRKIHPPAHIVILSERHEPYSFLIDDFPKMPMLKGYYKSKAILDNEDEENGKKSEKSEKNTKSKQKNKGNKK is encoded by the coding sequence ATGGTATTGTTACTTATAAGGGGAGACAGCTACGAAAAAATAAAAAACGCCTTAGCAGATGTACATAGGCACGCTAAACTAACGATTGTTGGAAAACCAAGAATCATGGTACCAGAAGCTGCTGATGAAATTTTAGAATACATCGTTGGAAATATTAAAAAACCTTGTAAAAAAGCTTGTCTTGTAAAAATTGAAGAGAATGCCCCACGTTCAATCGACAGGATTAGGAAAATACACCCTCCTGCACACATTGTAATACTTAGCGAAAGACACGAACCTTATTCTTTCTTAATTGACGATTTTCCTAAGATGCCCATGTTAAAAGGATACTATAAAAGTAAAGCCATACTTGATAACGAAGATGAAGAAAACGGTAAAAAATCTGAAAAATCTGAAAAAAATACAAAATCTAAACAAAAAAATAAAGGTAACAAAAAATAA
- the ileS gene encoding isoleucine--tRNA ligase, translated as MKSVGGLDFVEMDKSVKEFWEKNNIYKKVKALNATANNPDYYFVDGPPYCSGAIHLGTAWNKTIKDTVLRFKRMEGFNVSDMAGWDMHGLPIEVKVENEFKLSSKKDIETKIGTQVFIDKCKEFALTHKANMEKQFKNLGVWLDWENAYMPIKKEYMEMGWWTLKKAHEKDLLEKDLRVGYWCPRCETSLAEHEVRGEYKDVVDPSAYVKFQLKDAENEYIVIWTTTPWTLPSNLLVAVGNEFDYAKVEVIRTDNETAETSKQNWIVAEALVESVMKKAINTAEYQGKTLEYNVLETFKGSELVGKKYIHPFMEENERQKEFAELENAHMIVEGDHVTTEGGTGLVHTAPGFGEDDFAVGTKYGLPAYAPLDDNGKYTESIWKGLFIKDMDEKIVDLLSEKDLLVNYGKSKHSYPHCWRCKTPLLFRSTEQWFLSISKIKDSIIEHGKTVGWTPNWVETRYVNGVTFVGDWNISRQRYWGIPLPIWVCEECGKYEVIGSIAELEEKSIEPVKLDDIHKPSVDPVKIKCSCGGVMSRVPDVLDVWYDSGLAPYASIGSKELKKADFITEGHDQVTKWFYSQHALSELVFGDIPYKKCLMHGFTLDEKGEKMSKSLGNIVSPDDVIAKYGADILRFYLLSANKAWEDLRFAYSELEEVRSMLNTLWNSYSFSVNYMTLDDFVPNMDYLENCRVEDRWILSKVNSLVKTSKEALEQPFLHTYTWAIRDFVLNDLSRWYIKLIRDRTWQEKDSKDKLAVYQTLYYVLLKLVTVMAPVVPHISERIYQNLKFEELGMPESISMLNIEYDESMINKELENDISLVREIVDGLLRGRDKIKYTLRYPIYKITLPEEIKNSVEKYDYIIKEQGNVKEIEFKEFEGNIIVKPNFKELGKVFRSDVPKVVKFINSIDGKELKDALKNGSYTGEFEIKPEYVEFRVEIPENIVGIEFSKGNFYIHNEIKPELIKEGLAREVIRRIQSMRKDLDLEVNEKISVLYSGIEFNEELLSRIAKEVRGNFVSDSDIDSNDSSVYNQEWTIKTPNEETYDLKISVKRISQ; from the coding sequence ATGAAATCAGTAGGTGGACTAGATTTTGTTGAAATGGACAAGTCCGTTAAAGAATTTTGGGAAAAAAACAACATATATAAAAAAGTTAAAGCTTTAAATGCAACTGCTAATAACCCGGATTATTATTTTGTTGATGGTCCCCCATACTGTTCCGGCGCCATACATTTAGGTACTGCTTGGAATAAAACTATAAAAGATACTGTTTTAAGATTTAAAAGAATGGAAGGTTTTAACGTTTCAGATATGGCAGGCTGGGATATGCACGGTTTACCTATCGAAGTTAAAGTTGAAAACGAGTTTAAACTTTCGTCAAAGAAAGATATTGAAACAAAAATCGGAACTCAAGTATTCATTGATAAATGTAAAGAATTTGCACTTACCCATAAAGCAAACATGGAAAAGCAATTTAAAAACTTGGGTGTTTGGTTAGATTGGGAAAATGCGTACATGCCAATCAAAAAGGAATACATGGAAATGGGTTGGTGGACACTTAAAAAAGCTCACGAAAAAGACCTTTTAGAAAAAGACCTTAGAGTTGGGTACTGGTGCCCAAGATGTGAGACTTCACTTGCTGAGCACGAAGTTAGGGGGGAATATAAAGACGTTGTTGACCCTTCAGCTTATGTGAAATTCCAATTAAAAGATGCAGAAAATGAGTACATAGTTATTTGGACAACTACTCCATGGACTTTACCTTCAAACTTACTCGTTGCTGTTGGAAACGAGTTCGATTATGCAAAAGTAGAAGTTATAAGAACGGATAACGAAACTGCTGAAACAAGTAAACAAAATTGGATTGTTGCTGAAGCTCTAGTTGAAAGTGTAATGAAAAAAGCTATCAATACAGCAGAATACCAAGGTAAAACACTTGAATACAATGTATTAGAAACCTTTAAAGGTAGTGAATTAGTTGGTAAAAAGTACATCCATCCATTTATGGAAGAAAACGAAAGACAGAAAGAATTCGCTGAACTTGAAAATGCTCACATGATTGTAGAAGGCGACCACGTGACAACTGAAGGTGGTACTGGATTAGTACACACCGCTCCAGGATTTGGGGAAGACGACTTTGCAGTTGGTACAAAATACGGATTACCTGCTTACGCTCCATTAGATGACAATGGAAAATATACAGAATCCATTTGGAAAGGTTTATTCATTAAAGATATGGATGAAAAAATAGTTGACTTGCTATCTGAAAAAGATTTATTAGTAAACTATGGTAAATCAAAACACTCATATCCGCACTGCTGGAGATGTAAAACACCTTTATTATTTAGGTCAACCGAACAATGGTTCTTATCAATCTCTAAAATTAAAGATAGCATCATAGAACACGGTAAAACTGTTGGGTGGACACCTAATTGGGTTGAAACTAGATATGTAAACGGCGTTACCTTTGTAGGCGACTGGAACATTTCAAGACAAAGATACTGGGGTATTCCTTTGCCTATTTGGGTATGTGAAGAATGTGGTAAATACGAAGTTATCGGAAGTATTGCCGAACTTGAAGAAAAGTCAATCGAACCGGTAAAACTCGATGATATTCATAAACCATCCGTAGACCCGGTTAAAATTAAATGTTCTTGCGGTGGAGTTATGAGCAGAGTACCTGATGTTCTAGACGTTTGGTATGATAGCGGTCTTGCACCATATGCAAGTATTGGTTCAAAAGAGCTTAAAAAAGCTGATTTCATTACAGAAGGACACGACCAAGTTACAAAATGGTTCTACTCCCAACACGCACTTAGCGAACTTGTATTTGGAGATATTCCATATAAAAAATGTTTAATGCACGGTTTCACCTTGGATGAAAAAGGAGAAAAGATGAGTAAAAGTCTTGGTAACATTGTTAGCCCTGACGATGTTATTGCTAAGTACGGTGCAGATATCCTTAGATTCTACCTTTTAAGTGCAAATAAAGCTTGGGAAGATTTAAGATTTGCTTACTCCGAACTTGAAGAAGTTAGAAGTATGTTAAACACTCTCTGGAACTCGTATTCATTCTCTGTAAACTACATGACACTTGATGATTTCGTTCCAAATATGGATTACCTTGAAAACTGTAGGGTTGAAGACAGATGGATATTAAGTAAAGTAAATTCACTTGTTAAAACTTCCAAGGAAGCTCTTGAACAACCATTCTTACACACATACACCTGGGCAATCAGAGACTTCGTATTGAACGATTTAAGTAGATGGTACATCAAATTAATTAGAGATAGAACCTGGCAAGAAAAAGACAGTAAGGACAAATTAGCTGTTTACCAAACATTATACTACGTATTATTAAAGTTAGTAACTGTTATGGCGCCTGTAGTTCCACATATCTCCGAAAGGATTTACCAAAACCTTAAATTTGAAGAATTAGGCATGCCCGAAAGCATTTCAATGTTAAACATTGAATATGACGAGTCAATGATTAATAAAGAACTTGAAAACGATATTTCATTAGTTAGGGAAATTGTAGACGGTTTATTAAGAGGTAGGGATAAAATTAAATATACTCTTAGGTACCCAATTTACAAAATAACATTACCTGAAGAAATTAAAAATTCAGTTGAAAAATATGACTATATTATCAAAGAACAAGGTAATGTCAAAGAAATTGAATTTAAAGAATTTGAAGGAAATATAATTGTAAAACCTAACTTTAAAGAACTTGGAAAAGTTTTCAGAAGTGATGTTCCGAAAGTAGTTAAATTTATAAATTCAATCGATGGAAAAGAATTAAAAGACGCTCTTAAAAACGGTTCATACACGGGTGAATTTGAAATTAAACCTGAATACGTTGAATTTAGAGTTGAAATTCCTGAAAATATCGTAGGTATTGAATTTTCAAAAGGAAACTTCTACATTCACAATGAAATTAAACCTGAATTGATTAAAGAAGGTTTAGCAAGAGAAGTAATTAGAAGAATTCAATCTATGAGAAAAGACCTTGATTTAGAAGTAAATGAAAAAATAAGTGTATTATACTCAGGAATTGAATTTAACGAAGAATTATTATCAAGAATTGCTAAAGAAGTTAGAGGAAACTTTGTAAGTGATTCCGATATTGATAGTAATGATTCATCAGTATATAATCAGGAATGGACCATTAAAACGCCTAATGAAGAAACATACGACTTAAAAATAAGTGTTAAAAGGATTTCCCAATAA